A window of Pan paniscus chromosome 10, NHGRI_mPanPan1-v2.0_pri, whole genome shotgun sequence contains these coding sequences:
- the LOC100975968 gene encoding elongin-C-like, with amino-acid sequence MDGEEKTYGGCEGPDARYVKLISSDGHEFTVKREHALTSDMIKAMLSGPAQFAENETNEVNFREIPSHVLSKVRMCFFFSLDGVSLCHPGWSAAV; translated from the coding sequence ATGGATGGGGAAGAGAAAACCTATGGTGGCTGTGAAGGCCCTGATGCCAGGTATGTGAAATTGATATCATCTGATGGCCATGAATTTACTGTAAAAAGAGAACATGCATTAACATCAGACATGATAAAAGCCATGTTGAGTGGCCCAgctcagtttgctgagaatgaaacCAATGAGGTCAATTTTAGAGAGATACCTTCACATGTGCTATCAAAAGTacgcatgtgtttttttttttctttagatggagtctcgctctgtcacccaggctggagtgcagcggtgtga